TATCCCAATCGCCATAATATTTCCCGGACCATGGGCCGGGGGCGGGATGGATCCCATCTTCATCTTTTCCCTGGCCGACCGGTCTCCTATCCCGACGCACACCCCTTTTATCACCGCACGCCGACACTATTCCCCATGGCGATCCACCCGATAGACTACCGGTACGGCACTCCGGAGATGAAGGCCGTCTGGGGCGAAGAGAACCGGTTCAGGTGCATAGTGGCGGCAGAGGTCGCCCTCGCACAGGCCGAGGCGGCGTGCGGCGTGATCCCGGCCGATGCCGCGGCGACGATCAAGGAGTGCGCGGGAGAGGCCAGCCTCGCACGGGCGAACGAGATCGAGGCCGAGATCAACCACGACATGATGGCCGTCGTCAAGGCCGTCACCGAGGTCTGCGGCGACGCCGGGCGCTGGATCCACTTCGGCGCCACCTCGAACGACATCCTGGACACGGCCACCGGCCTCCAGATGAAGGCGGCGATGGACCTGGTCGAGGAGAAACTCCAGAATCTCCTCGCCGTCCTCCTCCGCCGCGCCGAAGAGACGAAAAACCTCGTCTGCGTGGCACGCACCCACGGCCAGCACGGGGTGCCGACGACCTACGGCCTGCGTTTCGCGATCTGGGCGAGCGAGGTCGGCAGGCACATCGAGCGCCTCCGCGAGATGCGGCCAAGAGTCGCGGTCGGCCAGCTCACCGGCGCCGTCGGGACGCAGGCAGCCCTGGGCATGAAGGGGCTTGAGGTCCAGCCCGCGATGATGGCGTACCTCGGACTCTCTGCCGTCGACGTCTCCAACCAGGTGATCTCCCGCGACCGCTACGCCGAGTACGTCCTCTTCCTGGCGAACATGGCCACCACCCTGGACAAGATCGGGGTCGAGATCAGGTCGCTCCAGAGGACAGAGATCGCCGAGGTCGAGGAGGCCTTCGGCAAGAACCAGGTCGGGTCCTCGACGATGCCCCACAAGAGGAACCCGATCAAGAGCGAGCAGGTCTGCGGCCTCGCCCGCATCGTCCGCTCGATGGTCGAGCCCGCCCTCCAGAACAACACCCTCTGGGACGAGCGCGACCTCACCAACTCCTCCTGCGAGAGGGTGGTCTTTCCCGAGGCCTCTGTCCTCGCCGACCACATCCTCAACGTGATGACCAGGGTGCTCGACCGCCTGACCATCAGGGAGGAGAACATCAGGAAGAACCTCGACCTCCTCCACGGCGTGAACCTGGCCGAGTCGGTGATGATCGAACTGACCAGGCGGGGCATGGGCAGGCAGGACGCCCACGAGGCCGTCCGTGTGGCGAGCATGACCGCCCTCGCGGAGAAGAGGAGCATCGCCGGCGTTCTCGAAGAGAACCCGAAGGTCGCGGTCGTCCTCTCCTCCGAAGAGATCGCCGTCCTCCTCAACCCGGACAACTACATCGGCACCGCGGTCGAGCAGGTCGACCGCGTCGTCGAAAAACTCAGGCCCCTCTCGGCCTGAAATATCTTTTTTCGGCTCTGGAAACATATTCTCCAATGACCCCTTAGCCGGGGGTGGTCGGCACGGGCGATGAGGTACGACCCCCCCGAATATGGCTAAATTGCCCCCGGTTTCAAGAACAAAGTCCCTCATCAGGGACCATTTTGGGCGTCTTTTCAGATCAAACCATAGAGACGTTTTTTCATGCAACGCATCGAGGGAACCGGGTCTTTCCCGGCCCCCTGAGCCAGTGTATGACTACAGGTAATGCCCGACATCATGGCCGTCCGGTACTCCTGCGATAAGGGCACGAAAAGAGACGGGATTATGGCGGATTTCAGGAGACCCGGCCCTGTTGAATCCTCATTCTTTTGCCAGGGTGGCTCTTCTGATCACTCACGTCNNNNNNNNNNNNNNNNNNNNNNNNNNNNNNNNNNNNNNNNNNNNNNNNNNNNNNNNNNNNNNNNNNNNNNNNNNNNNNNNNNNNNNNNNNNNNNNNNNNNATCATGGCCGTCCGGTACTCCTGCGATAAGGGCACGAAAAGAGACGGGATTATGGCGGATTTCAGGAGACCCGGCCCTGTTGAATCCTCATTCTTTTGCCAGGGTGGCTCTTCTGATCACTCACGTCTCCTCTGGTGAGCCGGTGCATTTCCAGGGCCATTTCATCGAGTGGGAAGAGTTGTTGGGCCGGAAAAAAGAAGGGGTCTATCCCCGCCTTCCCCGGAGGAGGAGGGCGGCACCCGCGGCGAGGGCGGCAAGCCCGAAGGGGAGGGGGCTCTGCTGCGGGGTGGTCGCCGCGGCGGCGGGGGTCGTGACCGGGAGTGCGGTCGCGGTTTCGGTCGGCGGCACGGTTGCGGTCACCGTCGGCGCGGGTCCGGACTCCTCGGCCCCGATTGCGAAGAGTGAAAATCCAGGGCTCTCCGCAGTGAAGGAGTAGCCGTACGCGTCTTCACCGACGAAACAGGTCGGGAGGGCGTGCCAGGCGCCGTCGTGGTAACGGTAGAGCACGACGCTCTCAGGCGCAAAGCCATGCTCTTCCAGCCATGACTTCGGGACGGTGAAGTTCAGGGCGGCACCCGCGAGG
This window of the Methanofollis sp. genome carries:
- the purB gene encoding adenylosuccinate lyase, with product MAIHPIDYRYGTPEMKAVWGEENRFRCIVAAEVALAQAEAACGVIPADAAATIKECAGEASLARANEIEAEINHDMMAVVKAVTEVCGDAGRWIHFGATSNDILDTATGLQMKAAMDLVEEKLQNLLAVLLRRAEETKNLVCVARTHGQHGVPTTYGLRFAIWASEVGRHIERLREMRPRVAVGQLTGAVGTQAALGMKGLEVQPAMMAYLGLSAVDVSNQVISRDRYAEYVLFLANMATTLDKIGVEIRSLQRTEIAEVEEAFGKNQVGSSTMPHKRNPIKSEQVCGLARIVRSMVEPALQNNTLWDERDLTNSSCERVVFPEASVLADHILNVMTRVLDRLTIREENIRKNLDLLHGVNLAESVMIELTRRGMGRQDAHEAVRVASMTALAEKRSIAGVLEENPKVAVVLSSEEIAVLLNPDNYIGTAVEQVDRVVEKLRPLSA